The Eleginops maclovinus isolate JMC-PN-2008 ecotype Puerto Natales chromosome 18, JC_Emac_rtc_rv5, whole genome shotgun sequence genome segment GGATGTAGTATTTAACACCTGAGGAACCATTAACAAAGAAATAACTTGTTTCttgtgtgaaataaataattcaagtgaaatatgcattaaaaagcaaatgttgAAGAATTCAAATGATACTTTATTGTCCCAGGGACACATTTTTTCCACAGCCTGTACTTATTCCACACATTTAATATGAAGTTATAAAGTTAAAAAACGATGAAAATGATAAACATAAGTTGTAAACAGTCACCTCTCACTGCTGCAAAATATAAGCTAACAGTCAAACTTACcaggacatttaaaaacaataaaatggaaTATGTTATCCAGTGTCCAATGAAGTCCATTATACGTTTACTTCCCAAGTGCCTCTTACTTGCAAATTAGGTGAGAAAATGGGACCCCAGACTAAACAAAACAGAGTAAAGTCATGGAAACTACTCAGTATTACCTCCACACAGGACCAACTATTGGAAAACTATAAAAGCTGTATCCATAGCGACTACTCAGTCTTCTCAGCAACTAATCCTGACTGACACGCCCCTTTGACATCACTCTATGCAAATTCTGCAGTGGAGAAAAAGTTATTCTGGGGCTTCAAAATAAGGCAGATAGTGGGTTTGTTGTTATATGTATTTCAAAAGAAAGCATGCCTTGAATTCAAGTCCACATGTTCTTGCTTTATAAAAAAGTTATTCTGCGAAAGGGAGAAAGATATCATacactgttgtgttttctcAGATAAGCCTTTTTAATATTCTCACTATGGATTTAGCTTTTGAGGTTTCACAACAAAGAGGTGAAAAGACAGAACAGTTGTCTCTAGTAAGTTAGTCTCGAGGGAGCATTGTATGTCAGATGGGGAATTTATTCAGAGATTGCAAGGAGTTCATTCAATGGgtcaaaagagagaaaaagaactTCTGCTCGGAATCACAGGTTTGAGAAGATAGCTGACACGACAATGTGGCAGAGAATACTTAATCTGAATATAGataaactgctttttaaaatattattttctttgagcTATTGTATGATATTCAGACTTAATTGGCACAAACTGCGTCTTATGGgattacatttattgtttactGAGTAAGGTTATTGTTATAATGTAACCAATGCACAGGGTGACCGTCATTACTTTTTTTCCATATTAAAAACAACTGTTGTGATGTTAATGTTAACTTGCAGGAGCACTGAGGATGAAAGTCTGATACTGTGTGAGACCTGCTGAAAGGAGACCGTAGTGGTACCATGCATATTTGCAAACACGTTGACAAAAAGTCTGATAAATGGATATGTGAACACCCTTTAAGTGACTGTGAGACCACCGTGACCGTGAGACTGTCTCCAATTACACGCAGAGTGAACTCTATCCTGGCTAAGGATCACAAAAGATCCCTGCCTGGACTCACTGGTTCAGAGCACACAAAAACCACAATGGAACCTTTTCTTTGGACACTAGAATAGAGACACATCACTTAATCTTGTGTTTTGGATGTGGTCAATATAACTCTGCAAACATTCTGGAGTCATTCTTtgagtcacaaaaaaaaaactctaaTTCTAATGAATAAATTTTAAAAATCTTGGATTGAATTATACACTttcaatgataaaaaaatatatatatattgtaacaTTTAGAATTAGATATACTAAGCTGATGTTAAAAGCCTAAATTGTGAACATACTTTCTGACCAAAAATGCAATTTACtatgaaatgaagcaaatgtCAGCCAACAGTTAACGTGCATTATCATTAGCTATAGAAAGAAGCGGGTTTGTTGCCCCCTccattcagagaaaaaaaacttctGGTACATGATTCAGGTGAGATTGAAATTAAATAGTTGGGCTGAGATCATTTGTAAGGCCTGGGAAAGTACAAATGTATCCGTGTGAAATGCAATGAAGGCATGTTTTGATCtgacaaatgtttgtttgactgCTGCTACAGTTTTTTTGTGCTATGAAGGTATGTGGGATGGGCACTTGCAAATGACAGTTACTGTTGCTTTCATTTCTAACTGCAGTTTACCTAATTTAGCGCCCCCTTCTGGATTTGAGACCACAGTACACTAACCAAACAAATAACATTCATGTTCCAGAGCTATTCtgggaaaataataaaataaagtgttgaaGCAAAATCTTGTTCATGTTCCAAAACCATTTATTGCTTTTTGTATAGTTTTATTCTATATTCCttgactttatttgtattttctccaTTCATGTTTATTGTTATGCATTAGGATAAACACCAATGTGAATTACctatttaacttttaaaacaaaatctgacAAGCATTCCTTGGTAAATGCAATATTCCAGTAGGGTCGTGATTACCTTACCTTGTCCAAATCATTCAGGCCCTTTTTTAATGGAATTACACAAATGCTCATCATTTTATTAAGACAtgtttactgtatgtatattgATTGCCGTTTTGGGTGGCCAATCATTTCATCCAAGTCTGAATATATAGTCTATATAGCTTTACTCCGATGCATCAGAAACAGAGTACACATTTTGTTGATACTATGAAGCCCTTGTTTCCAGTTAAGAATATTTTCTACTACACTGTATACATATGATTGGACAGTGTTGGACTTATGTATGTATGCTAGAATACATTACTAATATTATAATGTATTGGTGGGCTACGTTTTACACATTTGGTCTTTGATAACTTACCCGTAGCCTTGGGTGATGTTgacaaaataagaagaaaagacaaactttaaaaaaacgaCCTTTATTGAAGACATTCTTCAATGTCAACAGCTGCTTTTGATATTAGAGTGGTAttcaaacaacaataaaaagacattgGGACgtcacataaaaaaatatttttaaaaataaagaataatacatTACCAACTCAGAATCTTATTTTTGAGTTGTAACACCTAAAGACTAGTTACTTTTATACTGATTTTAAGTCCTCCTTTACTGTTACATATAGCAGGAGATAAAGTACTACCACTAGAAAATCCCCAACAAAAGATATGTAGTGTTAACtttacaaaaaaaggagaataacaCTGTACatcttaaaaacattaaatatacacATGTTGTTGTTCAATCTGACTTATGTTTCAAGATGGTGAATTGAATATAGTAGGGTTATATGGCATAAACAAAAATTCAGTTCCCACCCTCATGTAGACTACTCATCGTCCTCATCATCgtcatcttcctcctcatcttcttcatcgtcatcatcatcgtcacatgcagctgctgcaggagcagctgctggcTCAACTGTGCCCTTTGTGCGGTAGGCAACGACATCCTTTGGAGGCAATCAAGAGTGTTTTAATAGAGAAAACTACTTTTTTAACAGCTTCATatcatttgtttccttttacCTCAAAACCTTACAACATAATTATCAGATTGAAGAAAAACAGGTTTAGTTTTGTCTATTTACCTTGTCATACTTCTCCTTCAACTTGGCCGCCTTCCTCTCAtatggctgtttgttttctgcagaggAACTGTTCCACATCTCTCCCAACTTCTTTGCCGTGTCCCCAATAGTAAGTCCAGGATGCTCGCTTTTTACCTTTGGGCGAAAGTCACCGCAGAACAGGAAGAATGCGGACCTGTGGgggaaaaatatatcaaataaaaaatcacaATCCACTCGCCACTAACAAATAAAAACTTTGTGAGTAGCAATTTTATTATGGTCCCGTACGGTGGTCTCTTGGGGGCATTGGGGTCCTTGAATCGCTTCCTCTTCTGGCCCTTGGGGGGATCGTAATTCTTCATGTCCCTCTCATAACGCAGTTTGTCTTGTTTGGCCAAATCCTCAAACttgcctttctctttctgtgacATTGTCTATGGGAAGAAAAAACTGTGTTAAACATCAAACAGGCAATCactgatgaaaacacatttttgggttataaaacaaaaaggaaattcagataaaagtcatttattttaccttCCATCGTTCAGAGCATTTCTTGGAAAACTCTGAAAAGTTGACAGAGGCTTCAGGATGTTTCTTCTTATGCTCCTCTCGGCATGTTTGCACAAAGTAGGCATATGAGGACATTTTGCCCTTCGGCTTTCTCAGATCCCTTCCCATCTTGGATTGCTAAATAGAAAAAAGAATTATAAGtatctgtttttaaaattaatacACCCAAGTCTACTCATGCAGCAGCAGTGGTAATATCTTAATATCACCTAAATGAAGGGACTGCCTATTGCTTTGTCAGTTCCACCTATTGTTTAAACCGGGTGGTGGGAGGAGGGTCTCAGGAATGACTAATAACCCATTGTATGTTAGGCCAACAAGATGCTCTAATACACATCAGTTTCCTGGTACTGTACT includes the following:
- the hmgb1b gene encoding high mobility group protein B1b, with translation MGRDLRKPKGKMSSYAYFVQTCREEHKKKHPEASVNFSEFSKKCSERWKTMSQKEKGKFEDLAKQDKLRYERDMKNYDPPKGQKRKRFKDPNAPKRPPSAFFLFCGDFRPKVKSEHPGLTIGDTAKKLGEMWNSSSAENKQPYERKAAKLKEKYDKDVVAYRTKGTVEPAAAPAAAACDDDDDDEEDEEEDDDDEDDE